Proteins from one Setaria italica strain Yugu1 chromosome V, Setaria_italica_v2.0, whole genome shotgun sequence genomic window:
- the LOC101781101 gene encoding probable glycosyltransferase At3g07620 isoform X2, translated as MPHHATPQHASTARKFLSRPRVVAACAAVAALALFLAASSAAEDPSRWRAYLMRPLPGGAREETVVAAAVAGSFAGPAASSPSPAEAPLPSLGETNLSGRIDPIPATSMFLVPSSSPAENFDDGSMEERERPEIKGNPPKDSALLQEPVSSGVPTMSSDVNGEHDMDRKPVLPLRPEAPLWSTAADDELVYVKKEIINAPLTSDDPDLYAPLFRNVSVFKRSYELMEKLLKVFIYHDGAKPIFHSPELKGIYASEGWFMKLMETNQNFVVRDPNRAHLFYLPYSSRQLEHNLYVPGSNTIEPLSIFVKNYIDMISAKYPYWNRTKGADHFFVACHDWGPYTTKLHDELRKNTIKALCNADLSEGVFVRGKDVSLPETFLRAPRRPLRDIGGRPVAQRTILAFFAGQMHGRVRPVLLKYWGDKDPDMRIYSKLPHRITRRRNYVQHMKSSKYCICPMGYEVNSPRIVEAIYYECVPVIIADNFVLPFDDALNWSSFSVVVAERDVPKLKDILLGIPESRYITLQSNVKRVQKHFLWHPNPVKYDIFHMILHSVWFSRVNQMRIE; from the exons ATGCCGCACCACGCCACCCCGCAGCATGCGTCTACGGCGCGCAAGTTCCTGTCCCGGCCCCGCGTGGTGGCGGCCTGCGCCGCTGTCGCGGCCCTCGCGCTCTTCCTTGCTGCATCCTCGGCCGCGGAGGATCCCAGCCGGTGGCGCGCCTACCTCATGCGCCCCCTCCCCGGCGGGGCCCGCGAGGAGACGGTGGtggccgcggccgtggcgggaaGCTTcgcgggccccgccgcctcctcgccttcaCCCGCCGAAGCGCCGCTTCCTTCCCTCGGCGAG ACTAATTTGTCAGGCAGGATTGACCCAATACCAGCAACTTCTATGTTCTTGGTCCCTTCGTCGTCGCCTGCAGAGAATTTTGATGATGGTTCAATGGAGGAGCGCGAACGTCCTGAGATAAAG GGAAACCCACCAAAAGATTCAGCTCTTCTCCAAGAG CCCGTTTCTAGTGGTGTGCCTACAATGAGCTCTGATGTCAATGGAGAGCATGACATGGATAGGAAACCTGTTCTGCCTCTAAGGCCAGAG GCACCACTTTGGTCAACAGCAGCTGACGACGAGCTTGTATATGTGAAGAAAGAGATCATTAACGCACCATTGACATCAGATGACCCTGATCTATATGCACCCCTGTTCCGGAATGTGTCTGTGTTTAAAAG GAGTTATGAACTGATGGAGAAACTTCTTAAGGTTTTCATATATCATGATGGAGCAAAACCCATTTTCCATTCCCCAGAGTTGAAAGGCATCTATGCATCTGAGGGATGGTTTATGAAATTGATGGAGACAAACCAGAATTTTGTTGTGAGAGATCCAAATAGAGCCCATTTATTCTATCTCCCATATAGTTCTCGTCAACTGGAGCATAATCTTTATGTGCCTGGCTCAAATACTATTGAGCCATTGTCTATCTTTGTCAAAAATTACATTGATATGATCTCTGCCAAGTACCCATATTGGAATAGGACAAAAGGAGCTGATCATTTCTTTGTTGCCTGCCATGACTGG GGGCCTTACACAACCAAATTGCACGATGAATTGCGGAAGAATACTATTAAAGCTCTCTGCAATGCAGATCTGTCTGAAGGAGTTTTTGTCCGTGGGAAAGACGTTTCGCTTCCAGAAACATTTCTTAGAGCACCAAGAAGACCTCTAAGAGATATTGGGGGGAGACCAGTTGCACAGAGAACTATCCTTGCCTTCTTTGCAGGGCAGATGCACGGTCGAGTTCGACCTGTACTTCTCAAGTATTGGGGTGACAAGGATCCAGATATGAGAATATATAGTAAGCTGCCACACCGAATCACTAGGAGGAGGAATTATGTTCAGCATATGAAGTCGAGCAAGTATTGTATCTGTCCCATGGGATACGAGGTGAATAGCCCAAGGATAGTTGAGGCAATATACTATGAGTGTGTTCCAGTAATAATTGCTGACAACTTTGTGCTTCCATTCGATGATGCACTCAACTGGAGTTCGTTCTCTGTGGTGGTAGCAGAGAGAGATGTACCGAAGCTGAAGGATATCCTGCTGGGCATACCAGAGAGTCGATACATCACCCTGCAATCAAATGTGAAAAGGGTGCAGAAGCATTTTCTATGGCATCCAAATCCCGTCAAGTATGACATTTTCCACATGATACTACATTCAGTTTGGTTTAGCAGGGTGAATCAGATGCGAATAGAGTAG
- the LOC101780009 gene encoding peroxisomal membrane protein PEX14 isoform X2, with amino-acid sequence MAEQSPSSAPPDGSSGSESFDNLVIQAPQLMREDYIQNAVNFLSHPKVKGSPVFHRRSFLEKKGLTNEEIDEAFRRVPDPNPNGTDAAAAGSQQANNHNQSVELQSYTEVQPQAATGSVTAGPIASHAKAQFSWVNTLLGAGLFLGLGAGAAITLKKWFIPSLKSWTRRVVNEEDGKVKDELTCKLYEEIREAIKVSASAFSDIARTNQEVLASKDEDREVLMKLREAFESQANVFKSLNETILNHIRQNQFSQYNLLEGHVQPVPWNGLVDYQGRASQQTNMYATPPNSSFDPGRHSFMPLPAEPTYGYGSYSGSYTERLQRPGYGFQPQMSNDRQNLGLRGNYQGVSLNHHAGNAIDDPAAIAAEFQRRWVPPQPPGVIMPEAAAAIRQPRSVPRQQSQPADGQPSTDVPRPSEPAVASSEQMNSVPGAHGGELASDGGTVTACAGCSVGSEEQQQQEAA; translated from the exons ATGGCGGAGCAGTCTCCCAGCTCCGCGCCGCCAG ATGGTTCTAGCGGGAGTGAATCCTTCGACAATCTGGTAATTCAAGCTCCACAGCTGATGAGGGAGGATTACATACAAAATGCTGTGAATTTTCTTTCACACCCGAAGGTTAAGGGTTCTCCAGTATTTCACAGGCGGTCCTTCCTGGAAAAGAAAGGCCTTACAAATGAAGAAATTGATGAGGCCTTTCGTAGGGTTCCT GACCCTAATCCAAATGGCACtgatgctgcagctgctggtTCACAACAAG CAAACAACCACAACCAATCTGTTGAGCTGCAATCTTATACAGAAGTGCAACCACAAGCTGCTACTGGCTCTGTCACTGCTGGACCTATTGCCTCGCATGCAAAGGCACAGTTTAGCTGGGTCAACACACTGCTTGGTGCAGGTCTTTTTCTTGGTTTGGGGGCTGGTGCTGCCATAACCCTCAAG AAATGGTTCATCCCTAGTCTAAAATCTTGGACCCGTAGAGTCGTTAATGAAGAAGATGGAAAGGTGAAGGATGAGCTCACTTGCAAACTCTATGAAGAAATTAGGGAAGCCATAAAAGTTTCTGCATCAGCCTTTTCTGATATAGCTAGAACAAACCAAGAAGTGCTTGCTTCAAAAGATGAAG ATAGGGAGGTACTTATGAAGTTAAGAGAAGCATTTGAGTCACAAGCAAATGTGTTTAAATCCTTGAATGAGACCATATTAAATCATATCAGGCAGAATCAGTTTTCACAATACAACCTATTGGAAGGGCATGTTCAGCCTGTACCATGGAATG GGCTGGTTGACTATCAAGGGAGAGCTTCTCAG CAAACTAATATGTATGCCACACCACCAAACAGCAGTTTTGACCCAG GGAGGCATTCATTCATGCCATTACCTGCAGAACCTACTTATGGTTATGGATCATATTCAGGATCTTACACTGAG CGCTTGCAGAGGCCAGGGTATGGATTCCAGCCCCAGATGAGCAATGACCGACAGAACCTCGGTTTGCGGGGCAACTACCAAGGGGTTTCTTTGAATCACCACGCCGGCAATGCCATCGATGACCCTGCAGCGATTGCAGCAGAATTCCAGCGCCGCTGGGTCCCCCCGCAGCCACCGGGCGTCATCATGCCAGAGGCTGCGGCCGCCATCCGGCAGCCCAGGTCCGTCCCAAGGCAGCAGTCGCAGCCAGCCGATGGTCAGCCAAGCACCGATGTTCCAAGACCATCTGAGCCCGCAGTGGCGTCATCAGAGCAGATGAACAGCGTCCCTGGAGCACATGGTGGAGAGTTGGCGAGCGATGGTGGTACCGTGACAGCGTGTGCCGGCTGCAGTGTTGGGAgcgaagagcagcagcagcaggaagccGCTTGA
- the LOC101781101 gene encoding probable glycosyltransferase At3g07620 isoform X1, whose product MPHHATPQHASTARKFLSRPRVVAACAAVAALALFLAASSAAEDPSRWRAYLMRPLPGGAREETVVAAAVAGSFAGPAASSPSPAEAPLPSLGETNLSGRIDPIPATSMFLVPSSSPAENFDDGSMEERERPEIKGNPPKDSALLQEPVSSGVPTMSSDVNGEHDMDRKPVLPLRPEQAPLWSTAADDELVYVKKEIINAPLTSDDPDLYAPLFRNVSVFKRSYELMEKLLKVFIYHDGAKPIFHSPELKGIYASEGWFMKLMETNQNFVVRDPNRAHLFYLPYSSRQLEHNLYVPGSNTIEPLSIFVKNYIDMISAKYPYWNRTKGADHFFVACHDWGPYTTKLHDELRKNTIKALCNADLSEGVFVRGKDVSLPETFLRAPRRPLRDIGGRPVAQRTILAFFAGQMHGRVRPVLLKYWGDKDPDMRIYSKLPHRITRRRNYVQHMKSSKYCICPMGYEVNSPRIVEAIYYECVPVIIADNFVLPFDDALNWSSFSVVVAERDVPKLKDILLGIPESRYITLQSNVKRVQKHFLWHPNPVKYDIFHMILHSVWFSRVNQMRIE is encoded by the exons ATGCCGCACCACGCCACCCCGCAGCATGCGTCTACGGCGCGCAAGTTCCTGTCCCGGCCCCGCGTGGTGGCGGCCTGCGCCGCTGTCGCGGCCCTCGCGCTCTTCCTTGCTGCATCCTCGGCCGCGGAGGATCCCAGCCGGTGGCGCGCCTACCTCATGCGCCCCCTCCCCGGCGGGGCCCGCGAGGAGACGGTGGtggccgcggccgtggcgggaaGCTTcgcgggccccgccgcctcctcgccttcaCCCGCCGAAGCGCCGCTTCCTTCCCTCGGCGAG ACTAATTTGTCAGGCAGGATTGACCCAATACCAGCAACTTCTATGTTCTTGGTCCCTTCGTCGTCGCCTGCAGAGAATTTTGATGATGGTTCAATGGAGGAGCGCGAACGTCCTGAGATAAAG GGAAACCCACCAAAAGATTCAGCTCTTCTCCAAGAG CCCGTTTCTAGTGGTGTGCCTACAATGAGCTCTGATGTCAATGGAGAGCATGACATGGATAGGAAACCTGTTCTGCCTCTAAGGCCAGAG CAGGCACCACTTTGGTCAACAGCAGCTGACGACGAGCTTGTATATGTGAAGAAAGAGATCATTAACGCACCATTGACATCAGATGACCCTGATCTATATGCACCCCTGTTCCGGAATGTGTCTGTGTTTAAAAG GAGTTATGAACTGATGGAGAAACTTCTTAAGGTTTTCATATATCATGATGGAGCAAAACCCATTTTCCATTCCCCAGAGTTGAAAGGCATCTATGCATCTGAGGGATGGTTTATGAAATTGATGGAGACAAACCAGAATTTTGTTGTGAGAGATCCAAATAGAGCCCATTTATTCTATCTCCCATATAGTTCTCGTCAACTGGAGCATAATCTTTATGTGCCTGGCTCAAATACTATTGAGCCATTGTCTATCTTTGTCAAAAATTACATTGATATGATCTCTGCCAAGTACCCATATTGGAATAGGACAAAAGGAGCTGATCATTTCTTTGTTGCCTGCCATGACTGG GGGCCTTACACAACCAAATTGCACGATGAATTGCGGAAGAATACTATTAAAGCTCTCTGCAATGCAGATCTGTCTGAAGGAGTTTTTGTCCGTGGGAAAGACGTTTCGCTTCCAGAAACATTTCTTAGAGCACCAAGAAGACCTCTAAGAGATATTGGGGGGAGACCAGTTGCACAGAGAACTATCCTTGCCTTCTTTGCAGGGCAGATGCACGGTCGAGTTCGACCTGTACTTCTCAAGTATTGGGGTGACAAGGATCCAGATATGAGAATATATAGTAAGCTGCCACACCGAATCACTAGGAGGAGGAATTATGTTCAGCATATGAAGTCGAGCAAGTATTGTATCTGTCCCATGGGATACGAGGTGAATAGCCCAAGGATAGTTGAGGCAATATACTATGAGTGTGTTCCAGTAATAATTGCTGACAACTTTGTGCTTCCATTCGATGATGCACTCAACTGGAGTTCGTTCTCTGTGGTGGTAGCAGAGAGAGATGTACCGAAGCTGAAGGATATCCTGCTGGGCATACCAGAGAGTCGATACATCACCCTGCAATCAAATGTGAAAAGGGTGCAGAAGCATTTTCTATGGCATCCAAATCCCGTCAAGTATGACATTTTCCACATGATACTACATTCAGTTTGGTTTAGCAGGGTGAATCAGATGCGAATAGAGTAG
- the LOC101780699 gene encoding serine/threonine-protein kinase HT1, which produces MKSLQCFKQSGGGGNGCGPGKRLERRLSLGDYKKAVSWSKYLIAPPGARIRGGGEELWSADLSKLEIRGKFASGRHSRVYSGRYAGREVAIKMVSQPEEDAALATELERQFASEVALLLRLHHPNIISFVAACKKPPVFCIITEYMAGGSLRKYLHQQEPHSVPIELVLKLSLDIARGMSYLHSQGILHRDLKSENILLGEDMSVKVADFGISCLESQCGSGKGFTGTYRWMAPEMIKEKHHTRKVDVYSFGIVMWEILTALVPFSDMTPEQAAVAVALKNTRPPLPASCPVAISHLIMQCWATNPDKRPQFDDIVAILESYKEALDEDPSFVLSYIPPPPHHNHHHHHHHHNHHQSLLRCFPRSMRRSASMKV; this is translated from the exons ATGAAGAGCCTGCAGTGCTTCaagcagagcggcggcggcggcaatggttGCGGGCCGGGGAAGCGGCTGGAGCGGCGTCTGTCGCTGGGCGACTATAAGAAGGCGGTGTCGTGGTCCAAGTACCTGATAGCTCCGCCGGGCGCCAGGatccggggcggcggcgaggagctctGGAGTGCCGACCTGTCCAAGCTGGAGATCCGGGGCAAGTTCGCCTCAGGCCGCCATAGCCGCGTTTACTCCGGCAGGTACGCCGGCCGTGAGGTGGCCATCAAGATGGTCAGCCAGCCGGAGGAGGACGCTGCGCTCGCTACCGAGCTCGAGCGCCAGTTCGCCTCCGAggtcgcgctcctcctccgcctccaccacccCAACATCATCTCG TTTGTTGCAGCATGCAAGAAGCCACCAGTATTCTGTATCATCACCGAGTACATGGCAGGGGGGTCCCTTCGGAAATATCTGCATCAGCAGGAACCTCATTCAGTTCCCATTGAACTAGTGCTGAAATTATCTTTAGATATTGCTCGCGGGATGAGCTACCTCCACTCTCAGGGTATACTTCATAGAGACCTGAAATCAGAGAATATACTTCTGGGAGAAGATATGTCAGTCAAAGTGGCGGATTTTGGGATTTCATGCTTGGAATCGCAGTGTGGAAGTGGCAAGGGGTTTACGGGAACTTACAGGTGGATGGCTCCAGAAATGATCAAAGAGAAGCATCATACTAGGAAAGttgacgtgtacagcttcggaaTCGTCATGTGGGAGATTTTGACCGCTTTGGTTCCATTCAGTGATATGACTCCTGAGCAGGCTGCTGTAGCTGTTGCCCTGAAG AATACTAGGCCACCACTGCCTGCTTCATGCCCTGTAGCAATAAGCCACCTTATCATGCAGTGCTGGGCGACCAACCCCGACAAGAGACCTCAGTTTGACGACATCGTGGCGATCCTCGAGAGCTACAAAGAAGCCCTAGATGAGGACCCATCGTTCGTCTTGTCGTACATACCGCCTCCACCGCACCACAaccatcatcaccaccaccaccaccacaaccatcATCAGAGCCTTCTCCGGTGCTTCCCTCGCTCCATGAGACGATCTGCATCTATGAAAGTATGA
- the LOC101780009 gene encoding peroxisomal membrane protein PEX14 isoform X1, which yields MAEQSPSSAPPDGSSGSESFDNLVIQAPQLMREDYIQNAVNFLSHPKVKGSPVFHRRSFLEKKGLTNEEIDEAFRRVPDPNPNGTDAAAAGSQQANNHNQSVELQSYTEVQPQAATGSVTAGPIASHAKAQFSWVNTLLGAGLFLGLGAGAAITLKKWFIPSLKSWTRRVVNEEDGKVKDELTCKLYEEIREAIKVSASAFSDIARTNQEVLASKDEDREVLMKLREAFESQANVFKSLNETILNHIRQNQFSQYNLLEGHVQPVPWNGLVDYQGRASQQTNMYATPPNSSFDPGRHSFMPLPAEPTYGYGSYSGSYTEQRLQRPGYGFQPQMSNDRQNLGLRGNYQGVSLNHHAGNAIDDPAAIAAEFQRRWVPPQPPGVIMPEAAAAIRQPRSVPRQQSQPADGQPSTDVPRPSEPAVASSEQMNSVPGAHGGELASDGGTVTACAGCSVGSEEQQQQEAA from the exons ATGGCGGAGCAGTCTCCCAGCTCCGCGCCGCCAG ATGGTTCTAGCGGGAGTGAATCCTTCGACAATCTGGTAATTCAAGCTCCACAGCTGATGAGGGAGGATTACATACAAAATGCTGTGAATTTTCTTTCACACCCGAAGGTTAAGGGTTCTCCAGTATTTCACAGGCGGTCCTTCCTGGAAAAGAAAGGCCTTACAAATGAAGAAATTGATGAGGCCTTTCGTAGGGTTCCT GACCCTAATCCAAATGGCACtgatgctgcagctgctggtTCACAACAAG CAAACAACCACAACCAATCTGTTGAGCTGCAATCTTATACAGAAGTGCAACCACAAGCTGCTACTGGCTCTGTCACTGCTGGACCTATTGCCTCGCATGCAAAGGCACAGTTTAGCTGGGTCAACACACTGCTTGGTGCAGGTCTTTTTCTTGGTTTGGGGGCTGGTGCTGCCATAACCCTCAAG AAATGGTTCATCCCTAGTCTAAAATCTTGGACCCGTAGAGTCGTTAATGAAGAAGATGGAAAGGTGAAGGATGAGCTCACTTGCAAACTCTATGAAGAAATTAGGGAAGCCATAAAAGTTTCTGCATCAGCCTTTTCTGATATAGCTAGAACAAACCAAGAAGTGCTTGCTTCAAAAGATGAAG ATAGGGAGGTACTTATGAAGTTAAGAGAAGCATTTGAGTCACAAGCAAATGTGTTTAAATCCTTGAATGAGACCATATTAAATCATATCAGGCAGAATCAGTTTTCACAATACAACCTATTGGAAGGGCATGTTCAGCCTGTACCATGGAATG GGCTGGTTGACTATCAAGGGAGAGCTTCTCAG CAAACTAATATGTATGCCACACCACCAAACAGCAGTTTTGACCCAG GGAGGCATTCATTCATGCCATTACCTGCAGAACCTACTTATGGTTATGGATCATATTCAGGATCTTACACTGAG CAGCGCTTGCAGAGGCCAGGGTATGGATTCCAGCCCCAGATGAGCAATGACCGACAGAACCTCGGTTTGCGGGGCAACTACCAAGGGGTTTCTTTGAATCACCACGCCGGCAATGCCATCGATGACCCTGCAGCGATTGCAGCAGAATTCCAGCGCCGCTGGGTCCCCCCGCAGCCACCGGGCGTCATCATGCCAGAGGCTGCGGCCGCCATCCGGCAGCCCAGGTCCGTCCCAAGGCAGCAGTCGCAGCCAGCCGATGGTCAGCCAAGCACCGATGTTCCAAGACCATCTGAGCCCGCAGTGGCGTCATCAGAGCAGATGAACAGCGTCCCTGGAGCACATGGTGGAGAGTTGGCGAGCGATGGTGGTACCGTGACAGCGTGTGCCGGCTGCAGTGTTGGGAgcgaagagcagcagcagcaggaagccGCTTGA
- the LOC101752882 gene encoding RNA exonuclease 4 — MDSSSDAHGRHRCAACFRQFNKMEHLVEHMRAARHSAHEPRCGLCGKHCRSFEALRDHLGVGGSTLPKATACADAFAARGCAICLRVTPHHRASCTLARTPRTPQAAAPPQGGGSGRALALGCKMVGAGSDGSLDVVARVCVVDEQENIVYEAFVKPLIPVTHYRYETTGIRPENLRDGGGAVTVKAAQRRVQDLLLAGEQPWKVRTSRGRARLLVGHGLDHDLDALGMDYPAYLKRDTAAYPPLMKTSKLSNSLRFLTRTYLGYEIQTGHQHPYEDCVAAMRLYRRMKEQGHTRRGGDADEPAASADQAFPAWRQRELERMTPEELLRLSTPDYRCWCLDD, encoded by the exons ATGGATAGCTCCTCTGATGCTCATGG GCGTCACAGGTGCGCGGCGTGCTTCCGGCAGTTCAACAAGATGGAGCACCTGGTGGAGCACATGCGGGCGGCGCGGCACTCGGCGCACGAGCCCCGCTGCGGCCTCTGCGGCAAGCACTGCCGCTCCTTCGAGGCGCTCCGCGATcacctcggcgtcggcggctcCACGCTGCCCAAGGCCACCGCCTGCGCCGACGCCTTCGCCGCGCGCGGCTGCGCCATCTGCCTCCGCGTCACGCCCCACCACCGCGCCTCCTGCACGCTCGCGCGCACCCCCAGGAcgccgcaggcggcggcgccgccccagGGAGGAGGAAGTGGGCGGGCGCTGGCGCTGGGCTGCAAGATGGTCGGTGCCGGCAGCGACGGCTCCCTGGACGTGGTGGCGCGGGTGTGCGTCGTCGACGAGCAGGAGAACATCGTGTACGAGGCCTTCGTGAAGCCGCTCATCCCGGTGACGCACTACCGGTACGAGACGACGGGGATCCGGCCGGAGAAcctccgcgacggcggcggcgccgtgacGGTGAAGGCCGCGCAGCGGCGGGTGCAGGACCTGCTGCTCGCCGGCGAGCAGCCGTGGAAGGTGCGCACCAGCCGGGGCCGGGCCAGGCTGCTGGTGGGCCATGGCCTGGACCACGACCTCGACGCGCTGGGGATGGACTACCCGGCCTACCTCAAGCGCGACACGGCCGCGTACCCGCCGCTGATGAAGACGAGCAAGCTCAGCAACTCGCTCAGGTTCCTCACGCGCACCTACCTCGGGTACGAGATCCAGACGGGGCACCAGCACCCCTACGAGGACTGCGTCGCCGCCATGCGCCTCTACCGCAGGATGAAGGAGCAGGGCCACACCAGGCGtggcggcgacgccgacgagccggcggccagcgcggaCCAGGCGTTCCCGGCGTGGAGGCAGCGGGAGCTGGAGCGCATGACGCCCGAGGAACTGCTCCGGCTCTCCACGCCGGACTACCGCTGCTGGTGCCTCGATGACTAG
- the LOC101781101 gene encoding probable glycosyltransferase At3g07620 isoform X3 has product MPHHATPQHASTARKFLSRPRVVAACAAVAALALFLAASSAAEDPSRWRAYLMRPLPGGAREETVVAAAVAGSFAGPAASSPSPAEAPLPSLGETNLSGRIDPIPATSMFLVPSSSPAENFDDGSMEERERPEIKGNPPKDSALLQEAPLWSTAADDELVYVKKEIINAPLTSDDPDLYAPLFRNVSVFKRSYELMEKLLKVFIYHDGAKPIFHSPELKGIYASEGWFMKLMETNQNFVVRDPNRAHLFYLPYSSRQLEHNLYVPGSNTIEPLSIFVKNYIDMISAKYPYWNRTKGADHFFVACHDWGPYTTKLHDELRKNTIKALCNADLSEGVFVRGKDVSLPETFLRAPRRPLRDIGGRPVAQRTILAFFAGQMHGRVRPVLLKYWGDKDPDMRIYSKLPHRITRRRNYVQHMKSSKYCICPMGYEVNSPRIVEAIYYECVPVIIADNFVLPFDDALNWSSFSVVVAERDVPKLKDILLGIPESRYITLQSNVKRVQKHFLWHPNPVKYDIFHMILHSVWFSRVNQMRIE; this is encoded by the exons ATGCCGCACCACGCCACCCCGCAGCATGCGTCTACGGCGCGCAAGTTCCTGTCCCGGCCCCGCGTGGTGGCGGCCTGCGCCGCTGTCGCGGCCCTCGCGCTCTTCCTTGCTGCATCCTCGGCCGCGGAGGATCCCAGCCGGTGGCGCGCCTACCTCATGCGCCCCCTCCCCGGCGGGGCCCGCGAGGAGACGGTGGtggccgcggccgtggcgggaaGCTTcgcgggccccgccgcctcctcgccttcaCCCGCCGAAGCGCCGCTTCCTTCCCTCGGCGAG ACTAATTTGTCAGGCAGGATTGACCCAATACCAGCAACTTCTATGTTCTTGGTCCCTTCGTCGTCGCCTGCAGAGAATTTTGATGATGGTTCAATGGAGGAGCGCGAACGTCCTGAGATAAAG GGAAACCCACCAAAAGATTCAGCTCTTCTCCAAGAG GCACCACTTTGGTCAACAGCAGCTGACGACGAGCTTGTATATGTGAAGAAAGAGATCATTAACGCACCATTGACATCAGATGACCCTGATCTATATGCACCCCTGTTCCGGAATGTGTCTGTGTTTAAAAG GAGTTATGAACTGATGGAGAAACTTCTTAAGGTTTTCATATATCATGATGGAGCAAAACCCATTTTCCATTCCCCAGAGTTGAAAGGCATCTATGCATCTGAGGGATGGTTTATGAAATTGATGGAGACAAACCAGAATTTTGTTGTGAGAGATCCAAATAGAGCCCATTTATTCTATCTCCCATATAGTTCTCGTCAACTGGAGCATAATCTTTATGTGCCTGGCTCAAATACTATTGAGCCATTGTCTATCTTTGTCAAAAATTACATTGATATGATCTCTGCCAAGTACCCATATTGGAATAGGACAAAAGGAGCTGATCATTTCTTTGTTGCCTGCCATGACTGG GGGCCTTACACAACCAAATTGCACGATGAATTGCGGAAGAATACTATTAAAGCTCTCTGCAATGCAGATCTGTCTGAAGGAGTTTTTGTCCGTGGGAAAGACGTTTCGCTTCCAGAAACATTTCTTAGAGCACCAAGAAGACCTCTAAGAGATATTGGGGGGAGACCAGTTGCACAGAGAACTATCCTTGCCTTCTTTGCAGGGCAGATGCACGGTCGAGTTCGACCTGTACTTCTCAAGTATTGGGGTGACAAGGATCCAGATATGAGAATATATAGTAAGCTGCCACACCGAATCACTAGGAGGAGGAATTATGTTCAGCATATGAAGTCGAGCAAGTATTGTATCTGTCCCATGGGATACGAGGTGAATAGCCCAAGGATAGTTGAGGCAATATACTATGAGTGTGTTCCAGTAATAATTGCTGACAACTTTGTGCTTCCATTCGATGATGCACTCAACTGGAGTTCGTTCTCTGTGGTGGTAGCAGAGAGAGATGTACCGAAGCTGAAGGATATCCTGCTGGGCATACCAGAGAGTCGATACATCACCCTGCAATCAAATGTGAAAAGGGTGCAGAAGCATTTTCTATGGCATCCAAATCCCGTCAAGTATGACATTTTCCACATGATACTACATTCAGTTTGGTTTAGCAGGGTGAATCAGATGCGAATAGAGTAG